One region of Trichosurus vulpecula isolate mTriVul1 chromosome 1, mTriVul1.pri, whole genome shotgun sequence genomic DNA includes:
- the LOC118834629 gene encoding cactin-like, translating to MDLRRESCSLSLSCSRGFPGYRSRRLQWRRRQSSSRSSSRSRSPQGQRRLQNSEGLKRRQAQSRERRAGSHSEEERHSRKSRKYQTSERNHRSPRKSRTRSGSREPSQSDSGRETRRYHRSRRWRIYQDSRSSTSSVSSTAPSPPYSQSPQESLDKNLSLQERQRLKEEKKQQKELRKSFETAEEKRAWRLAKKEAKERKKREKMGWSEEYMGYTNTDNPFGDNNLLGIFMWNKALEKKGIGHLEEKELKERNKRIQEDNRLELQKVKQLRLEREREKAMREQELEMLKREKEAEHFQTWEEQENNFHLQQAKLRSQIRLRDGRAKPIDLLAKYISAEDDDLSVEMHEPYTFLNGLTVSDMEDLLEDIQVYTKLEQGKNVDFWRDMTIITEDEISKLRKMETSGKGPGERREGVNASVSADVQSVFKGKTYNQLQMIFQGIEGKIRAGEHILDIGYWECLLQQLKAHMARARLRERHQDVLRQKLYELKQEQGVERESLSPILKKKPSSPSERSEPEERNQAELGPSSSGASEGPEAEGEARAKGEIKREAVSMEEDLIQQSLDDYDAGKYSPRLLTTHELPFDVHVVESEEDLQRLLLSRQQLQVTGDASESAEDIFHWAKEGMGADEAQFSVEMPVTGKALLWADKYRPRKPRFFNRVHTGFEWNKYNQTHYDFDNPPPKTVQGYKFNIFYPDLIDKRSTPEYFLEACPENKDFAVLRFHAGPPYEDIAFKIVNRDWEYSHWHGFRCQFANGTFQLWFHFKRYRYRR from the coding sequence ATGGATCTGAGGCGGGAGTCTTGCTCACTGTCTCTTTCCTGCTCTCGCGGGTTCCCAGGGTACAGGAGCCGGAGACTGCAATGGAGACGGAGACAGAGCAGCAGCCGCAGCAGCAGCCGCAGCCGGAGTCCCCAAGGACAGAGGCGACTTCAGAACAGCGAGGGGCTAAAGAGGCGGCAAGCACAGAGCCGGGAGCGGAGAGCCGGATCACATTCTGAGGAAGAGCGACATAGCAGGAAATCGAGGAAATATCAGACCTCCGAAAGGAATCACAGAAGCCCAAGAAAGTCACGGACCCGATCTGGATCGCGGGAGCCTTCCCAGTCAGATTCTGGAAGGGAGACCAGGAGGTATCATAGGAGCAGACGCTGGAGGATATATCAGGATTCCAGATCATCCACCTCTTCAGTATCATCTACAGCACCTTCGCCACCCTACTCTCAGAGCCCTCAAGAGTCCCTGGACAAGAACTTGAGTCTCCAAGAGCGACAGAGgctaaaggaggagaaaaagcagcaaaaagaGTTGAGGAAGTCCTTTGAGACAGCTGAGGAGAAACGGGCCTGGAGACTGGCAAAGAAGGAGGCCAAAGAacggaagaagagagaaaagatgggCTGGAGTGAAGAGTATATGGGCTACACCAATACTGACAACCCCTTCGGAGACAATAATCTGCTAGGAATATTCATGTGGAACAAGGCACTGGAGAAGAAGGGGATCGGCCACCTGGAGGAGAAGGAGCTGaaggagagaaacaaaagaattcaGGAAGACAATCGGCTAGAATTGCAGAAGGTGAAGCAGCTGCGTTTGGAGCGTGAGAGGGAGAAAGCCATGCGGGAACAAGAGCTGGAGATgctgaagagggagaaggaggcgGAGCACTTCCAAACCTGGGAGGAACAGGAAAACAACTTCCACCTTCAGCAAGCCAAACTTCGTTCTCAAATCCGCCTGAGGGATGGCCGGGCGAAGCCCATTGACCTCCTAGCCAAGTACATTAGTGCTGAGGATGATGACCTGTCTGTGGAGATGCACGAGCCCTACACCTTCCTCAACGGCCTCACAGTGTCAGACATGGAGGACCTTCTGGAGGACATCCAGGTATACACGAAATTGGAACAGGGCAAGAATGTAGATTTCTGGAGAGATATGACCATCATTACAGAGGATGAGATCTCCAAACTCCGCAAGATGGAGACATCTGGAAAGGGGCCAGGAGAGCGTCGAGAAGGGGTAAATGCCTCTGTTAGTGCTGACGTACAGTCGGTATTCAAAGGCAAGACCTACAATCAACTCCAGATGATCTTCCAGGGCATTGAGGGCAAGATCCGGGCAGGGGAGCACATCCTGGATATTGGCTACTGGGAGTGCCTGCTGCAGCAACTCAAGGCGCACATGGCCAGAGCCAGACTCCGTGAGCGTCATCAGGATGTACTCCGGCAGAAATTATACGAACTGAAACAGGAGCAAGGTGTTGAGAGAGAATCTCTGTCCCCCATTCTCAAGAAAAAGCCATCATCTCCTAGCGAAAGGTCGGAGCCTGAAGAACGAAATCAGGCCGAACTGGGACCTTCCAGCTCAGGTGCCTCAGAGGGGCCAGAGGCTGAAGGAGAGGCCAGAGCCAAGGGCGAGATCAAGAGGGAAGCCGTGTCAATGGAGGAAGACTTGATCCAGCAGAGCCTGGATGACTATGATGCTGGCAAGTACAGCCCCAGGTTGCTCACCACCCATGAGCTGCCCTTTGATGTGCACGTGGTGGAATCAGAAGAGGATCTTCAGCGTCTGTTGCTTTCTCGGCAACAGCTACAGGTCACAGGAGATGCCAGTGAGAGTGCAGAAGACATCTTCCATTGGGCAAAGGAGGGCATGGGGGCAGATGAGGCGCAGTTCAGTGTGGAAATGCCCGTCACAGGCAAGGCGTTACTGTGGGCGGACAAATACCGGCCCCGCAAGCCTCGCTTCTTCAACCGTGTCCACACAGGCTTTGAGTGGAACAAGTACAACCAGACTCACTATGACTTTGATAACCCCCCACCAAAGACTGTGCAAGGATACAAGTTCAACATCTTCTATCCAGACCTGATAGACAAGCGTTCCACACCCGAGTACTTCCTGGAGGCATGCCCGGAGAACAAAGACTTTGCTGTCCTGCGCTTCCATGCCGGACCTCCCTACGAGGACATTGCCTTCAAGATTGTCAACCGGGATTGGGAGTATTCACACTGGCACGGCTTCCGCTGTCAGTTTGCCAATGGCACCTTCCAGCTCTGGTTCCATTTTAAGCGCTACCGCTACCGGCGGTAG